A stretch of Aphelocoma coerulescens isolate FSJ_1873_10779 unplaced genomic scaffold, UR_Acoe_1.0 HiC_scaffold_77, whole genome shotgun sequence DNA encodes these proteins:
- the LOC138102508 gene encoding olfactory receptor 14J1-like, with protein MNRCPWPDTAMSNSSSISHFLLLPLADTRQLQLLHFCLFLGISLAALLANGLIISAGACGQHLHSPMFFFLLSLALTDLGSICTTVPKAMHNSLWGTRHISYTGCAAQVFLIVFFLGTEDFLLTLMCYDRYVSICKALHYGTLLGSRACAHMAAAAWASGFLTALLHTANTFSLPLCQDNALGQFFCEIPHILRLSCSDTYLREFGLLAFSTSPFLGCFVFMLFSYVQFFRAVLRIPSEQGRHKAFCTCLPHLAVVSLFLSTGTFAHLKPPSISSPSLDVVVSVLNSVVPPALNPLIYSLRSQELKDALRKMMTISFQKQ; from the coding sequence ATGAACAGGTGCCCATGGCCAGACACagcaatgtccaacagcagctccatcagccacttcctcctgctgccattggcagacacgcggcagctgcagctcctgcacttctgcctcttcctgggcatctccctggctgccctcctggccaacggcctcatcatcagcgccggagcctgcggccagcacctgcacagccccatgttcttcttcctgctcagcctggccctcaccgacctgggctccatctgcaccactgtccccaaggccatgcacaattccctctggggcaccaggcacatctcctacacaggatgtgctgctcaggtgtttctgATTGTCTTCTTTCTTGGAACAGAGGATTTCCTCCTCACCctcatgtgctacgaccgctacgtgtccatctgcaaagccctgcactatgggaccctcctgggcagcagagcttgtgcccacatggcagcagctgcctgggccagtggctttctcactgctctgctgcacacggccaatacattttctctgcccctgtgccaggacaatgccctgggccagttcttctgtgaaatcccacacatcctcaggCTCTCCTGCTCAGACACATACCTGAGGGAATTTGGGCTTCTTGCTTTTAGTACTTCtccttttttgggttgttttgtgttcatgcttttctcctatgtgcagttcttcagggccgtgctgaggatcccctctgagcagggccggcacaaagccttttgcacgtgcctccctcacctggccgtggtctctctgtttctcagcacTGGCACATTTGCtcacctgaagcccccctccatctcgtccccatccctggatgtggtgGTGTCAGTTCTGAactcggtggtgcctccagccctgaaccccctcatctacagcctgaggagccaggagctcaaggatgccctgaggaaaatgatgactatatcttttcagaagcaataa